In one window of uncultured Sphaerochaeta sp. DNA:
- a CDS encoding abortive infection family protein — translation MINKKPNSPFNLLLNKSIIEILDGDKDFGEVSFRSCQSIIKVSMPYLSGPTICDISSRFGLAASYSWGGGSKSRWSYLDDLLKYCIDNNRISDLLSFLFSKEQFVDKLKGCSPPDIEKAHAMIIEKVLEHINSILYFGGNELRIAGKQFQIRPMGSAIAVAAPAVKTIDRSYIRDLGERAVKDIDEKNYDSAITKSRTMLEEVFCYVIEKKNEVPSNSGDIVKLYNQVKTLYSMHQDGGTDKRINMLLSGLEKIVTAITQMRNEGSDSHGVGLKRVNIKDYHALLAVNAATTMADFILSVGESASNNQRMNN, via the coding sequence ATGATTAATAAAAAACCCAATAGTCCTTTCAACCTATTACTAAATAAATCGATAATAGAAATCCTTGATGGAGATAAGGATTTTGGGGAAGTATCATTCCGGAGCTGTCAGTCAATCATCAAAGTATCAATGCCTTACCTTAGTGGTCCTACTATTTGTGACATTTCTAGCAGGTTCGGATTAGCAGCGAGTTATTCCTGGGGAGGTGGCTCTAAAAGCAGGTGGAGTTATCTAGATGATCTGCTGAAATATTGTATCGACAATAATCGTATTTCCGATTTGCTATCATTTCTTTTCTCAAAAGAACAATTTGTAGATAAATTGAAAGGTTGTTCACCGCCCGACATCGAGAAAGCTCATGCGATGATTATTGAAAAGGTTCTTGAACATATAAACAGTATTTTATATTTCGGTGGCAATGAATTGCGTATAGCAGGCAAACAATTCCAAATTCGTCCCATGGGTTCCGCAATCGCCGTTGCAGCACCAGCGGTAAAAACGATTGATAGAAGTTACATCAGGGATTTAGGAGAGCGCGCGGTAAAAGATATTGATGAAAAAAACTATGATAGCGCAATTACCAAGTCAAGAACGATGCTTGAGGAAGTCTTCTGTTATGTGATAGAGAAAAAGAATGAAGTCCCTTCAAATTCTGGAGATATCGTAAAACTATATAATCAAGTAAAAACGCTCTATAGCATGCATCAGGATGGAGGCACGGACAAGCGAATCAACATGCTTCTCTCTGGATTAGAAAAGATTGTTACAGCTATCACACAAATGAGGAATGAAGGAAGTGATTCACATGGCGTGGGTTTAAAAAGAGTTAATATAAAGGACTATCATGCTTTACTAGCAGTTAACGCAGCCACAACAATGGCAGATTTTATTCTATCTGTTGGAGAATCCGCAAGTAATAATCAAAGAATGAATAACTAA
- a CDS encoding HNH endonuclease signature motif containing protein, translating into MITVDTYVNERECEFKGEKYIVRDNGAVMRLSKKNYRKRKLDNKWTFGVGDKTTGYLKFSSIPIHRIIATAFLGSPKDSNYVVDHINTNRQDNTPGNLRWVTRFENVFLNPITCRNLEMLTGLTIDEIIQNPKILENYKVSKNIAWMRKVSSEESRNCYQNLLNWALNSKIEPSKKRGIIGEWVYQTRYLPPEEDTLEHGKVDTIYPGCPSCNEDKSLENYQRRLQPGTTFLETSITKYVVVESTIFDGKLIVRSRDVNEQALKPWFVSFVTLENGRFQHELVKSCFVEEGSKEFFDIMQDKPWESNHSLDYGC; encoded by the coding sequence ATGATTACTGTGGATACCTATGTCAACGAACGTGAATGTGAATTTAAAGGTGAGAAGTATATTGTCCGAGACAATGGCGCTGTTATGCGTCTTTCGAAGAAAAACTATCGGAAAAGAAAGTTAGACAATAAGTGGACATTTGGAGTTGGAGATAAAACAACTGGTTATCTCAAATTTAGCAGCATCCCAATTCATAGAATTATTGCTACTGCTTTTCTTGGAAGTCCCAAAGATAGTAATTACGTTGTGGATCACATCAATACAAATCGGCAAGATAATACTCCGGGAAATCTGCGATGGGTTACGAGATTTGAGAATGTCTTTCTAAACCCAATAACTTGTAGAAATCTGGAGATGCTAACAGGACTTACCATTGACGAGATAATTCAAAATCCCAAAATACTGGAAAACTATAAGGTGTCGAAAAATATAGCTTGGATGAGAAAGGTGAGCTCTGAGGAAAGCCGGAACTGCTATCAGAATCTTTTGAATTGGGCTTTGAATTCAAAGATTGAGCCTTCAAAAAAACGAGGCATAATTGGTGAATGGGTTTATCAAACAAGATATCTTCCTCCTGAAGAAGATACCTTGGAACACGGAAAGGTGGATACAATCTATCCAGGCTGTCCTTCCTGCAACGAAGATAAATCCTTAGAAAATTATCAACGAAGGCTCCAGCCCGGAACTACCTTTTTAGAAACATCAATCACGAAGTATGTTGTTGTTGAATCTACCATTTTCGATGGGAAACTTATTGTAAGATCAAGAGACGTGAATGAGCAGGCTCTCAAACCGTGGTTTGTGTCCTTTGTGACCCTGGAAAATGGGAGATTTCAACATGAGTTGGTTAAATCTTGCTTTGTTGAAGAAGGGTCAAAAGAGTTCTTTGACATTATGCAGGATAAGCCCTGGGAGTCTAATCACTCCCTTGACTATGGGTGTTGA
- a CDS encoding recombinase family protein: MPDEKRKPIIHVIPAKRHFKRTRVALYCRVSTQMERQLHSLSAQMDFEKEDILDNPAWEYVGTYTDIKSGRTISSRPGFQSLLADCEAGKIDMIYTKSISRFGRNCVDFLVTLRRLKELKVDVFFYNEQIHLLSQAGELLLTLHAGIAQAESENKSENIKWGLRRSTMDPDSPAFSRRCYGYDRNEEEGLILNIAEARIVLKIFDWYEQGWSIVRIKKELEALKVPSPTGKKKWPVKTIENILTNEKYTGTSVYGETESADFPSTKRTVRDPFEVHRSRNHHIPIIHERQFKRVQKLKAKRSNIEIDEHGNKVRKSTHYSSKKAVKKANKTSEPQN; the protein is encoded by the coding sequence ATGCCGGACGAGAAAAGAAAACCCATCATACATGTCATACCAGCAAAGCGACATTTCAAGCGCACACGTGTGGCATTGTATTGCCGTGTGAGCACACAGATGGAGCGCCAGCTTCATAGTCTTTCAGCCCAGATGGACTTCGAGAAAGAGGACATCCTGGATAATCCCGCTTGGGAATATGTCGGGACCTACACCGACATCAAGTCAGGGCGGACCATAAGCTCCAGACCGGGCTTCCAGAGCCTCCTGGCCGACTGTGAGGCGGGTAAGATCGACATGATCTATACCAAGTCCATCAGCCGATTTGGACGCAACTGCGTGGATTTTCTGGTGACGCTTCGTAGGCTCAAGGAACTGAAGGTGGATGTCTTTTTCTACAATGAGCAGATCCACCTCCTCAGCCAGGCAGGGGAGTTGCTGCTCACACTCCATGCGGGCATAGCCCAGGCGGAGAGTGAGAACAAGAGCGAGAACATCAAGTGGGGTCTCAGAAGAAGTACCATGGATCCTGACTCCCCGGCATTCTCCAGAAGGTGCTATGGATATGATCGTAATGAGGAGGAAGGCCTCATCCTCAACATTGCTGAAGCCAGAATAGTCCTGAAGATCTTTGATTGGTATGAGCAGGGCTGGAGCATCGTGAGGATCAAGAAGGAGCTGGAAGCGCTGAAGGTTCCCTCACCAACGGGAAAGAAGAAATGGCCGGTTAAAACCATTGAGAACATCCTCACCAATGAGAAGTATACCGGCACCTCCGTCTATGGAGAAACCGAGTCGGCAGATTTTCCCTCAACCAAGAGAACGGTTCGTGACCCGTTCGAGGTCCATCGGTCACGCAACCATCACATCCCCATCATCCATGAACGACAGTTCAAACGCGTGCAGAAGCTGAAGGCAAAACGCTCCAACATTGAGATCGATGAGCACGGCAACAAGGTCAGGAAGAGTACCCATTACAGCTCGAAGAAAGCTGTGAAAAAAGCAAACAAAACCTCCGAACCCCAAAACTAA
- a CDS encoding DUF2971 domain-containing protein has protein sequence MEQERIEIVYHYTKRSVFFEYIMISKSLRMSKLENSRDPYESCPSSPYYPNASSITDEDVEHYEIEKKYLEDIYTNSRFLSFVKSDLDHSYEGCDKLRMWDQYGDGHNGVCLGVSRKGLEDFCDSNISGAGDNKILIPKDLSYNHPIDYPVSTFFGIPQISAAEMKTYNARTTIKSGIEKFFFQKDSDYRDENEFRIFRLAENAEDPTYIPIQESLLEIIFGHKTDRTIIDKYKNIILATFPNAKLFLAAWASGQMIKSHYNMR, from the coding sequence ATGGAACAAGAAAGAATTGAAATAGTTTATCACTATACAAAACGATCCGTATTCTTTGAATACATCATGATCAGCAAAAGCTTGAGAATGTCAAAATTGGAAAATTCTCGCGACCCTTATGAAAGTTGTCCTAGTAGTCCATACTACCCTAATGCTTCCAGTATTACTGATGAGGATGTTGAGCATTATGAAATCGAAAAAAAGTACTTGGAGGATATTTATACAAACTCTAGATTTCTCAGCTTCGTAAAATCTGATTTAGATCATAGCTACGAGGGTTGTGACAAGTTGAGAATGTGGGATCAATACGGTGATGGACATAATGGCGTTTGCCTAGGGGTGTCCAGAAAAGGTCTTGAAGATTTCTGTGACTCTAATATCTCAGGCGCTGGAGACAATAAAATCCTTATCCCCAAGGATCTGAGTTACAACCACCCAATAGACTATCCAGTCTCAACATTCTTTGGAATACCACAAATCTCAGCTGCCGAAATGAAGACCTATAACGCAAGAACCACTATTAAAAGTGGGATAGAGAAGTTCTTCTTTCAAAAAGATTCTGACTACCGTGACGAGAATGAATTTCGGATTTTTAGGTTAGCAGAGAACGCGGAAGACCCAACCTATATCCCCATACAAGAAAGTCTGCTCGAAATAATATTCGGGCATAAGACCGATAGGACGATTATTGATAAATATAAGAATATTATCCTAGCCACTTTCCCGAATGCGAAGCTATTTCTCGCTGCTTGGGCAAGTGGACAAATGATAAAATCACACTACAATATGAGGTAA